One region of uncultured Sulfurimonas sp. genomic DNA includes:
- a CDS encoding nitrate reductase: MISKLKDFLGIDIKTEKYKLSKDSQFGMISNEKKPDKWVFSTCGYCGVGCGLYIGVKDGRAVYTKGNPKHFVNKGTLCPKGLSEHQLINSPDRLTTPLIKKDGELVYASWDEAYTKVSDEFKRIAKEHGEKAVGVISTGQLLTEEFYTLGKFVQLGLKTNNFDGNTTLCMASAVMGYKQSLGSDGAVGSYEDFEKANTILLIGANISDNHPILKLHIAKNKNKPKIIVIDPRASKTSQMADIFVPIKPRTDLALFNGLAYIIMEQGWEDEGYIKANTNGYKELKKHLQNYPPQEVANITGIDVKTLYEIARQFVAQDAVLSAWTMGVNQSFMGTDTVSAIINLHLLTGQIGREGAGPFSITGQCNAMGTRESGFTSSLPAYRNFGDEKALEEYASIINVPKEIVPKERGYKYAEIIDAIDRGEIKALWVVATNPLVSFVNQDKLKKTLAKLDLLVVQDAFMSDTVKIADVVFSAATWGEKEGTYTNSERRCNRVNKAVEPLSNTKSDFDIVVEFSSYFDGVKEMLFPQWKKPLDAFNEFKELSRGRLCDYSGMTYELMEEHGGLQWPCNEQNPLGTKRLYTPEMPFRTKDEKANLICAEWFPMAEPVCSEFPLILNTGRTVEQWHTRTKTRSIEILDNLAPEAWVDINPIDAKVLKVKSGDRLSLSSARGRVEDVVVRVTQSVASGSVFVPFHFNTQLVNALTNESFCPKSGEPNFKQTAIQLHSDEVPQGLEFKKRELSGIIEHVKTTFEGIKLKEKQKTV, translated from the coding sequence ATGATAAGTAAATTAAAAGATTTTTTAGGTATTGATATAAAAACAGAAAAATACAAACTCTCAAAAGATTCGCAATTTGGAATGATTTCAAATGAGAAAAAACCAGATAAATGGGTTTTTTCAACTTGTGGTTATTGTGGTGTTGGCTGTGGTCTCTACATCGGTGTAAAAGATGGCAGAGCCGTATATACAAAAGGCAATCCAAAACATTTTGTAAACAAAGGAACACTTTGTCCAAAAGGTTTAAGTGAGCATCAACTTATAAACTCACCAGATAGACTAACAACTCCTCTTATAAAAAAAGATGGTGAGCTTGTTTATGCATCTTGGGATGAGGCTTATACAAAAGTATCTGATGAGTTTAAACGTATCGCAAAAGAACATGGAGAGAAGGCTGTTGGAGTTATCTCAACTGGGCAACTCTTAACAGAAGAGTTTTATACACTTGGAAAGTTTGTACAACTTGGTTTAAAAACTAATAATTTTGATGGAAACACAACTCTTTGTATGGCATCTGCGGTTATGGGATATAAACAGTCTTTAGGTTCAGATGGAGCGGTCGGTTCTTATGAAGACTTTGAAAAAGCAAATACTATTTTACTTATTGGTGCAAATATTTCAGATAATCATCCAATACTTAAACTGCATATAGCAAAAAATAAAAACAAACCTAAGATTATAGTTATAGATCCAAGAGCCTCAAAAACTTCTCAAATGGCTGATATTTTTGTTCCTATAAAACCAAGAACAGATTTGGCACTTTTTAATGGTTTAGCTTACATCATTATGGAACAGGGTTGGGAAGATGAAGGCTATATAAAAGCTAATACAAACGGATATAAAGAACTTAAAAAACATCTTCAAAACTATCCACCTCAAGAAGTGGCAAATATAACAGGTATAGATGTTAAAACTCTTTATGAAATTGCAAGACAATTTGTAGCTCAAGATGCAGTGCTTAGTGCTTGGACTATGGGAGTAAATCAGTCTTTTATGGGAACTGATACTGTAAGTGCAATTATTAACTTGCATCTACTCACAGGTCAAATTGGTCGTGAGGGAGCAGGGCCTTTTTCTATAACAGGACAGTGTAATGCAATGGGTACAAGAGAGAGTGGTTTTACATCGTCGCTTCCGGCTTATAGAAACTTTGGCGATGAAAAAGCTTTAGAAGAGTATGCATCTATTATAAATGTACCAAAAGAGATAGTTCCAAAAGAACGTGGATATAAATATGCAGAAATCATAGATGCAATAGACAGAGGTGAGATAAAAGCACTTTGGGTTGTAGCTACAAATCCTTTAGTTAGTTTTGTAAATCAAGATAAATTGAAAAAAACTTTAGCAAAACTTGACTTGCTTGTAGTTCAAGATGCCTTTATGTCCGATACTGTAAAGATTGCAGATGTTGTTTTTTCTGCTGCTACATGGGGAGAAAAAGAGGGAACATATACAAACTCAGAGCGTAGATGCAATCGCGTAAATAAAGCGGTAGAACCTTTGAGCAATACAAAGAGTGACTTTGATATTGTTGTTGAATTTTCATCTTATTTTGATGGTGTTAAAGAGATGCTGTTTCCTCAATGGAAAAAACCTTTAGATGCCTTCAATGAGTTTAAAGAGCTTTCTCGTGGAAGACTTTGTGACTACTCAGGAATGACTTATGAGCTTATGGAGGAGCATGGTGGACTTCAATGGCCTTGTAATGAACAAAATCCACTAGGAACTAAAAGACTCTACACTCCAGAGATGCCATTTAGAACTAAGGATGAAAAAGCAAATCTTATATGCGCAGAGTGGTTTCCTATGGCTGAACCTGTATGTTCTGAATTTCCACTTATTTTAAATACAGGTCGTACAGTTGAGCAGTGGCATACTCGTACAAAAACTCGCTCTATCGAGATACTTGACAATCTAGCACCTGAAGCATGGGTAGATATAAACCCTATAGATGCAAAGGTTTTAAAGGTAAAAAGTGGAGACAGATTATCACTCTCAAGTGCAAGGGGAAGAGTTGAAGATGTAGTTGTTAGAGTTACTCAAAGCGTTGCATCTGGAAGTGTTTTTGTTCCTTTTCATTTTAATACTCAGTTAGTAAATGCACTTACAAATGAGAGTTTTTGTCCAAAATCTGGTGAGCCAAATTTTAAACAAACTGCTATTCAGTTACACTCAGATGAAGTTCCTCAAGGGCTTGAGTTTAAAAAGAGAGAACTAAGTGGCATTATAGAACATGTAAAAACTACTTTTGAGGGTATAAAACTAAAAGAAAAACAAAAAACTGTATAA
- a CDS encoding ferredoxin--nitrite reductase has translation MHSLEKAYEARSKKINKIEDIKGLKNPQEAFDKLQEYAKNGYESIPDEDKKYFLKCFGIYDRPATPQKFMIKLRIPGGYLNSAQARVIGECALAYGEDYIDLTTRAQCELRYLDIKDIPIILEKLKKVGVDSYQTGVDNFRNIMTDPLDALGFDNVLPSYNLLLKLQKTFLYSPEWISTLPRKFNTSITGSLSNRCNVFGHDCCFVLAQKDGAYGYNMYLGGKVGKIAKSADIFLANEDEVLKAFESITDLFKRFGFRDNRNKNRLSFLIDAVGMDEISSAIRQNAGVDFAKAGETMTKIDFNDPDQGKVQLRDGSFGVHVVIPSGVFSGKGLMEVANLSETYGNKEIRFDMEQSLYILGVKDVKTLLDEKFFTTYKSVNSPYFNHLIACAGTQHCPFGVIENKNDAINMSKYLDEKVPLEKGRVRMYWSACVKGCGIHGLGDIGFEGCKTKLNGQTVGGVNISLGGKLTSDGVEGYTVVKSAPLEYAHFYVESLMLEYKKHKSDDENFEQFHIRVLKQYTPASIGFMMKLGAYLRAKEIDVDFGFIEKIGTGKNEEFEVFEIGRRFYYTLCKQEAYSAYERFTNVLKSEKLDNVRNLVPNIDENIALILEKMLSSKENERAVVFSEISALIELYEN, from the coding sequence ATGCACTCTCTTGAAAAAGCTTATGAAGCAAGAAGTAAAAAGATAAATAAAATAGAAGATATTAAAGGATTAAAAAATCCTCAAGAAGCGTTTGATAAACTTCAAGAGTATGCAAAAAATGGTTATGAATCCATTCCTGATGAAGATAAAAAATACTTTTTAAAATGTTTTGGCATCTACGATAGACCCGCTACACCTCAAAAATTTATGATTAAACTTCGCATCCCAGGTGGATACCTAAACTCTGCTCAAGCTAGGGTAATTGGTGAGTGTGCTTTAGCATATGGAGAAGATTATATAGACTTAACAACAAGAGCTCAATGTGAACTTAGATATTTAGATATCAAAGATATTCCTATAATATTGGAAAAATTAAAAAAAGTTGGAGTTGATTCTTATCAAACGGGTGTAGATAACTTTAGAAATATTATGACAGACCCACTAGATGCTTTGGGTTTTGATAATGTTTTACCATCGTATAATTTACTTTTAAAACTACAAAAGACCTTTCTCTACTCTCCTGAGTGGATATCCACTCTTCCTAGAAAATTTAACACTTCCATAACAGGCTCACTCTCAAACAGATGTAATGTTTTTGGACATGACTGCTGTTTTGTACTAGCTCAAAAAGATGGTGCTTATGGTTACAATATGTATCTTGGCGGTAAAGTTGGCAAGATAGCAAAGAGTGCAGATATCTTTTTAGCAAATGAAGATGAGGTTCTAAAGGCTTTTGAGTCGATAACTGATTTGTTTAAAAGATTTGGCTTTAGAGATAATAGAAATAAAAATAGACTAAGTTTTCTTATAGATGCAGTTGGAATGGATGAAATATCGAGTGCAATTCGTCAAAATGCAGGAGTGGATTTTGCAAAAGCTGGTGAGACTATGACAAAGATAGACTTCAATGACCCAGATCAAGGTAAAGTTCAACTTCGTGATGGTTCATTTGGGGTTCATGTGGTTATACCATCTGGAGTATTTAGTGGAAAAGGACTTATGGAAGTAGCAAATCTTAGTGAGACTTATGGTAATAAAGAGATACGTTTTGATATGGAACAAAGTCTTTATATCTTGGGTGTAAAAGATGTTAAAACTTTACTAGATGAGAAGTTTTTTACGACATATAAAAGTGTAAACTCTCCTTATTTTAACCACCTTATAGCTTGTGCAGGAACACAGCATTGTCCTTTTGGAGTAATTGAGAATAAAAACGATGCTATAAATATGTCTAAATATTTAGATGAAAAAGTACCTCTTGAAAAAGGTAGAGTTAGAATGTACTGGTCAGCTTGTGTAAAGGGTTGTGGCATCCATGGTTTAGGAGATATTGGTTTTGAAGGATGTAAAACTAAGTTAAATGGACAAACAGTAGGTGGTGTAAATATATCTCTTGGTGGAAAGCTTACAAGTGATGGTGTAGAAGGTTACACAGTTGTAAAATCCGCTCCACTTGAGTACGCACACTTTTATGTTGAATCTTTAATGTTAGAGTATAAAAAACATAAAAGTGATGATGAAAATTTTGAACAATTTCATATTAGAGTTTTAAAACAATACACCCCTGCATCTATAGGTTTTATGATGAAATTAGGTGCTTATTTAAGAGCTAAAGAGATTGATGTAGATTTTGGATTTATCGAAAAAATAGGTACTGGTAAAAATGAAGAGTTTGAAGTTTTTGAGATAGGACGTAGATTTTATTATACTCTTTGTAAACAAGAAGCGTACTCAGCTTATGAGAGATTTACAAATGTTTTAAAGAGTGAAAAACTTGATAATGTAAGAAATTTAGTTCCAAATATTGATGAAAACATTGCTTTGATATTAGAAAAAATGCTCTCTAGTAAAGAGAATGAAAGAGCCGTTGTTTTTTCTGAAATATCTGCACTAATTGAGCTTTATGAAAACTAA
- the pyrH gene encoding UMP kinase encodes MANKRVLVKFSGEALAGEAGHGIDTQILKYISQEIKSLVDANIEVGIVIGGGNIIRGVTAAKDGIIKRTSGDYMGMLATVINGVAMQEACEHAGLQVRMQTAIKMEQIAEPYINRKATRHLEKGRVVIFAAGTGNPFFTTDTAATLRAVEIGAEVIIKATKVDGVYDKDPMKYNDAVKLPVLTYEQALQDHIKVMDDTSIALAKDNKLPIIVCDMSKEGNLLDILNGNMANCSIVK; translated from the coding sequence ATGGCTAACAAACGGGTATTGGTTAAGTTTTCAGGTGAAGCTCTTGCAGGTGAAGCAGGTCATGGGATTGACACGCAAATATTGAAGTATATCTCTCAGGAGATAAAATCACTTGTAGATGCTAATATTGAAGTTGGTATTGTTATTGGTGGTGGCAATATTATCCGTGGTGTAACAGCTGCAAAAGATGGAATTATCAAAAGAACAAGTGGTGATTACATGGGAATGTTAGCAACTGTAATCAATGGTGTAGCTATGCAAGAAGCGTGCGAGCATGCAGGCCTTCAAGTAAGAATGCAAACAGCTATTAAAATGGAACAAATTGCTGAACCATACATTAACCGTAAAGCTACTCGTCACTTAGAAAAAGGTCGTGTAGTTATTTTTGCAGCAGGGACAGGAAATCCTTTTTTTACAACAGATACAGCAGCTACTCTTAGAGCAGTTGAAATTGGTGCTGAAGTAATTATTAAAGCAACAAAAGTTGATGGCGTTTACGATAAAGATCCTATGAAATATAACGATGCTGTGAAGTTGCCAGTATTAACTTATGAACAAGCTCTTCAAGATCATATTAAAGTTATGGATGATACATCAATTGCACTTGCAAAAGACAATAAACTACCTATAATTGTGTGTGATATGTCTAAAGAAGGCAACTTATTGGATATTTTAAACGGTAATATGGCAAACTGCTCAATTGTAAAATAG
- a CDS encoding DNA-directed RNA polymerase subunit omega, translating to MKVEELTAKVLNDNPNMDRYQLALAVAKRSDELLDGSASKLNIDPKSIKVADLALMEIAQGLIKIKGFVDSEK from the coding sequence ATGAAAGTTGAAGAATTAACAGCAAAAGTTTTAAATGATAATCCAAACATGGATCGCTATCAGTTAGCATTGGCTGTAGCAAAAAGAAGTGATGAGCTTTTAGATGGCTCTGCAAGTAAGTTAAATATCGATCCTAAAAGTATTAAAGTTGCAGACTTAGCTTTAATGGAGATTGCTCAAGGCCTTATAAAAATTAAAGGTTTTGTAGATTCTGAAAAGTAG
- a CDS encoding RelA/SpoT family protein, with amino-acid sequence MGLSQVDIEKVKHLHDVDSAEEYLFSQIKPSDKLRKALQYSKEAHNEQFRKSGQPYIIHPILVASIVSSITDDESMAIAALLHDVVEDTDINIEDITELFGSDVSHLVAGLTKIDSIRDSELIPSSSNERLVVSALSFRKMLLASIEDVRVLVVKLCDRLHNMLTLDALPEHKQIRIAEETLVVYAPIAHRLGISFLKNILEDTSFSYLFKDEKHHIDNYLDTNYHAIEMKLEELKESIHKLLSKNGFCEDEFEILSRVKHRYSIYLKMQRKGISIDEVLDLLALRILTTDPVKCYNILGLIHLHFQPLSSRFKDYIAVAKDNGYQTIHTTVFYNTAIFEIQIRTFDMHKTAELGVAAHWKYKSGGNNIKLDWLNNLGYQNESVEDFYALIKNDLYSEDIAVFSPRGEAFTLPRGAVVLDFAYAVHSAVGNKAKSALINKVKTPLLSELHNGDIVKINMSDDIVTRCSWIDAVKTSKAKSNMKLNCSARIKVINSKYGVNIVATAMNLNHSRVEDWFERQNYEKISSIPIDIEQFREVINKYTLEISQNSRFKRFLSRHRFKLKPYILKSVEIYSTSYVSDVVFDYCCHPKSGDEIVAFLEKGKAHVHHKMCKSAIKKLEANEAMVFCRWEKQNFYNYNMIVSLHSGKGTLAEFLNFLVKLNIDINSIELGKNKSESSRFCEIGFESKEADINSLRVRMEQKIKVIHLIRTDDAYR; translated from the coding sequence TTGGGTCTGAGTCAAGTAGATATAGAAAAAGTCAAGCATCTACATGATGTTGACTCAGCTGAGGAATATCTTTTCTCACAGATAAAACCTAGCGATAAACTTCGTAAAGCTCTTCAATACTCTAAAGAAGCTCATAATGAGCAGTTTAGAAAGAGTGGACAACCATATATAATACATCCCATTTTAGTAGCAAGTATAGTATCATCTATAACGGATGATGAGTCTATGGCAATCGCAGCACTTTTGCATGACGTTGTCGAAGATACTGATATAAATATAGAAGATATCACTGAGCTTTTTGGTAGTGATGTTTCTCATTTAGTTGCGGGACTTACTAAAATTGATAGCATTAGAGATAGTGAGCTTATCCCATCTTCTTCAAATGAAAGACTTGTTGTTTCTGCACTATCTTTTAGAAAAATGCTTTTAGCGAGTATAGAAGATGTACGTGTTTTGGTTGTAAAACTATGTGATAGACTACACAATATGCTAACTTTAGATGCTCTTCCTGAGCATAAACAGATAAGAATTGCTGAAGAAACATTGGTTGTTTATGCTCCGATTGCTCATCGTTTAGGTATCTCATTTTTAAAAAATATCTTAGAAGATACGAGTTTTTCTTATCTTTTTAAAGACGAAAAACATCATATTGATAACTATTTAGATACGAATTATCATGCTATAGAGATGAAGTTAGAAGAGTTAAAAGAGTCTATACATAAGCTTTTATCTAAAAATGGTTTTTGTGAAGATGAGTTTGAAATACTTTCTCGTGTAAAACACCGTTACTCAATCTACCTAAAGATGCAAAGAAAAGGTATATCTATAGATGAAGTTCTTGATCTTTTAGCACTTAGAATTTTGACTACTGATCCTGTAAAATGTTATAACATTCTTGGTCTAATTCATTTACATTTTCAACCTCTTTCTTCGAGGTTTAAAGATTATATAGCCGTTGCAAAAGATAATGGATATCAAACAATTCATACTACTGTTTTTTATAATACAGCTATTTTTGAAATTCAAATAAGAACTTTTGATATGCACAAAACTGCTGAACTTGGAGTCGCTGCACATTGGAAATACAAAAGTGGTGGAAATAATATAAAGCTCGATTGGCTAAATAATCTTGGTTATCAAAATGAATCAGTTGAAGATTTTTATGCACTTATCAAGAATGATCTTTATTCTGAAGATATAGCTGTTTTTTCTCCACGTGGAGAGGCATTTACGCTTCCTCGTGGAGCAGTTGTTTTGGACTTTGCTTATGCAGTTCACAGTGCAGTTGGAAACAAGGCTAAATCAGCACTTATAAATAAGGTAAAAACACCACTTCTTAGCGAATTGCATAATGGGGATATAGTTAAGATAAATATGTCTGATGATATAGTAACTAGATGCTCTTGGATAGATGCAGTAAAAACTTCAAAAGCAAAAAGTAATATGAAGCTTAACTGTAGTGCTAGAATCAAAGTTATAAACTCAAAATATGGTGTAAATATAGTAGCTACTGCAATGAACTTAAATCACTCTAGGGTTGAAGATTGGTTTGAGAGACAAAACTATGAAAAAATATCTTCAATACCTATAGATATAGAACAGTTTCGTGAAGTTATAAATAAATATACTCTAGAGATTAGCCAAAATTCTAGATTTAAAAGATTTCTTTCTCGTCATAGATTTAAACTTAAACCCTATATATTAAAAAGTGTAGAGATATATAGCACTTCTTATGTTAGTGATGTGGTGTTTGATTATTGTTGTCATCCAAAATCTGGTGATGAGATAGTTGCATTTTTAGAAAAAGGCAAAGCTCATGTGCATCATAAGATGTGTAAAAGTGCTATTAAAAAACTAGAAGCAAATGAAGCTATGGTTTTTTGTAGATGGGAAAAGCAAAATTTTTACAATTACAATATGATAGTTTCTCTTCATAGTGGAAAAGGAACATTAGCAGAATTTTTAAACTTTTTAGTAAAGTTAAATATAGATATAAATTCCATTGAACTTGGAAAAAACAAGAGTGAATCTTCACGTTTTTGTGAAATAGGTTTTGAGTCAAAAGAAGCCGATATTAATTCACTTCGTGTTAGAATGGAACAAAAAATAAAAGTGATACATCTCATACGAACAGACGATGCTTACAGATGA
- the tyrS gene encoding tyrosine--tRNA ligase yields MLQEALREIDRGSAEIIDNERIEKLLKAYFEEGKTYTVKAGFDPTAPDLHLGHTVLLQKLATFQKYGATVQFLIGNFTAAIGDPTGKSATRKVLSQEDIKKNIVSYTTQAFKILDESKTEIVYNNDWLEPLGAAGMLELASTLTVARMLERDDFSKRHAANTPIAVSEFMYPLLQGYDSVHLKSDIELGGTDQKFNLLMGRQLQKIYDVKKQQAVLMMPILEGLDGVQKMSKSLNNYIGVTDEPNDMFGKVLSISDELMWRFYELLSTKSLDEIAQIKSGVEDGTLHPKIVKEDLALEITTRFHNEELAQNAKLEFDKVHAQSQIPTDIDEYSCEGEVWIAKALVDCNIEPSTSQARRDIKQGAVRINQEKISDIDLQLTNGEYILQVGKRKFAKLKVN; encoded by the coding sequence ATGTTACAAGAAGCTTTAAGAGAAATAGATAGAGGTAGTGCTGAAATAATCGATAATGAAAGGATTGAGAAGTTATTAAAAGCTTATTTTGAAGAGGGAAAAACATATACTGTAAAAGCTGGGTTTGATCCAACTGCTCCAGACTTACACCTTGGTCATACTGTACTTTTACAAAAACTTGCAACATTTCAAAAATATGGGGCTACTGTACAGTTTCTTATAGGTAATTTTACTGCTGCAATTGGTGATCCAACTGGTAAGAGTGCTACTCGTAAAGTTTTAAGTCAAGAAGATATTAAAAAAAATATAGTTAGTTATACTACTCAAGCTTTTAAAATTTTGGATGAGAGTAAAACAGAGATAGTTTATAATAATGACTGGCTAGAACCTCTTGGTGCTGCGGGAATGTTAGAGCTTGCATCTACTCTTACAGTAGCTAGAATGTTAGAGCGTGATGACTTTTCTAAAAGACACGCTGCAAATACTCCTATAGCTGTTAGTGAGTTTATGTATCCGTTACTTCAAGGGTATGATAGTGTTCATTTAAAGAGTGATATAGAACTTGGTGGGACTGATCAAAAGTTCAACCTTTTGATGGGAAGACAACTACAAAAAATTTATGATGTGAAAAAGCAACAAGCTGTTTTAATGATGCCAATTTTAGAGGGTCTTGATGGTGTTCAAAAAATGAGTAAATCTTTAAATAACTACATAGGTGTAACTGATGAACCAAACGATATGTTTGGAAAAGTTCTTAGCATCTCTGATGAGTTGATGTGGAGATTTTATGAACTTTTGAGTACTAAGAGTTTAGATGAAATAGCTCAAATTAAGAGCGGTGTAGAAGATGGAACTCTTCATCCTAAGATTGTAAAAGAAGATTTAGCATTAGAGATAACTACAAGATTTCATAATGAAGAGTTAGCTCAAAATGCAAAACTAGAGTTTGATAAAGTGCATGCTCAAAGTCAAATTCCAACAGATATAGATGAATATAGTTGTGAGGGAGAGGTTTGGATAGCAAAAGCCTTAGTAGATTGTAACATTGAGCCATCTACTTCTCAAGCAAGAAGAGATATTAAGCAAGGTGCTGTTAGAATAAACCAAGAAAAAATTTCAGATATAGATTTGCAACTGACAAATGGTGAGTATATTCTTCAAGTTGGAAAGAGAAAGTTCGCAAAATTAAAGGTTAATTAG
- a CDS encoding nitronate monooxygenase, producing the protein MSFKSLKIGKYIIEKPIVQGGMGVGISWDQLAGNVSKEGGLGVISAVGTGYYEDKAYSKKLVSDRPLSEANFYSPEGLKKIIENARKISGDKPLAVNILYAINDYGRVVKDACEAGIDIIITGAGLPTNMPEFTEAYPNIALVPIVSSAKALKIICKRWKKRYDRLPDAVVVEGPKSGGHQGFTYEQCKLPENQLENIVGPVVEEAATWGDIPVIAAGGVWDKKDIEEMLSLGASGVQMGTRFIGTHECDAHENLKQVLLNAKEEDIKLMGSPVGYPAQGIVTNLTRLVEKREGPAIKCISNCVAPCNRGVEAKEVGFCIADRLSDAFLGNTETGLFFSGTNGYRLKEIISVKELMDKLTQGE; encoded by the coding sequence ATGAGTTTTAAGTCATTAAAAATTGGAAAATATATAATAGAAAAACCTATCGTTCAAGGCGGTATGGGTGTTGGTATAAGTTGGGATCAGTTAGCTGGAAATGTATCTAAAGAGGGTGGTTTAGGTGTTATTAGTGCAGTTGGTACTGGTTATTATGAAGATAAAGCATACTCCAAAAAACTTGTCTCAGATAGACCTTTAAGTGAAGCAAATTTTTACTCTCCAGAGGGTCTTAAAAAAATCATAGAAAATGCAAGAAAAATTTCTGGTGATAAACCATTAGCTGTAAATATTCTTTATGCTATTAACGATTATGGTAGAGTTGTAAAAGATGCTTGTGAGGCTGGGATAGATATTATTATTACTGGTGCAGGACTTCCAACTAATATGCCTGAGTTTACAGAAGCGTATCCTAATATAGCTCTTGTACCAATTGTTTCATCAGCTAAAGCTTTAAAAATTATTTGTAAAAGATGGAAAAAGAGATACGATAGACTTCCAGATGCAGTAGTTGTTGAGGGTCCAAAAAGTGGTGGTCATCAAGGTTTTACTTATGAACAGTGTAAATTGCCTGAAAATCAATTAGAAAATATTGTAGGTCCTGTTGTTGAAGAAGCGGCTACTTGGGGAGATATCCCTGTAATAGCAGCTGGTGGCGTTTGGGATAAAAAAGATATAGAAGAGATGCTATCTCTTGGTGCATCTGGCGTTCAAATGGGGACTCGTTTTATAGGTACTCATGAGTGTGATGCACATGAAAATTTAAAACAAGTTCTTCTTAATGCTAAAGAAGAAGATATAAAACTTATGGGTTCTCCTGTTGGATATCCTGCTCAGGGTATAGTTACTAATCTTACTCGTTTAGTAGAAAAAAGAGAAGGTCCTGCTATCAAATGTATCTCGAACTGTGTAGCTCCGTGTAACCGTGGTGTTGAAGCAAAAGAGGTAGGTTTTTGTATAGCAGATAGATTAAGTGATGCTTTTTTAGGTAATACTGAAACAGGTTTGTTTTTCTCTGGAACAAATGGTTATAGATTGAAAGAGATAATCTCAGTTAAAGAGTTGATGGACAAACTTACTCAAGGCGAATAG